The window GTGCCTTCACCGTCGAGGCCCAGAAACACCAGTTCAGCCTCGGGCGACACGGCATCGAGATCGCCCCAGCGCAGCGTGTCCTGCGAGGTCAGCACCGGGTCGAGCCCGTCGAGCAGGAGCACCCGCGCGCCGGGCCCACGCAGTTGCGCCAGCGCCTCGGGACTGGTGCGGATGTGATCGGCCCGGTCGAGCGGCGATCCAGCGTAGGAAATCGGCGCGATCGGGACGGTGGCAGGACGGGCGGGCATGTCAGGTTCTCTCCAGGAGCGCGGTCACGTCGGCTTTGAGCGCCGACTGGAATTCGGGAAGCAGGCGGCTGGCCTCGGGCGGCATGAACTGGACGAAGATCTGCGAGCGCAGCCCCTTGGCCATATCGACCATGGCGACCGTTCCGGCCGCGCCCGACCAGCCGAACATACCGCTCTCCGGCCCCATCCCCACGCGCCCACCCGCGCCGAAGCTGGACGGCCGCCCTTGCGTGACCGGGCCTGCGACGCCTTCGGGCAGGAGGTTGCGGGTGCCCGTGCGCACGGCGAGTTCGGAGAGGATGCGCCGCCCGTCCAGCTCGCCGAACTGGGCGAGCAGGCGCAGGAAGCGGTCATAGTCGGCCGGGGTACTGACCAGCCCGGCACCACCGAAGGGAAAGGGCGGGGGATCGAGGTAGATCGAATCCGCGCCCGTATCGATGGGCACGAGCCCTTGCCCGAGCGCCCCGTAGTTGGTGGTAAGACGCCCCGCCTCCTCGCGCGGGACCTGGAAGGTGGTGCTCTCCATGCCTGCGGGCGCGAAGATCACCTCGCGCAGGTACCTGTCGAAGGCAAGGCCCGAGACCACCTCGATGACCCGGCCCAACAGGTCCAGCCCCATCGAGTAGATCCACTTGGTGCCCGGATCGGCCACCAGCGGCACCTGCGCGAGACGCGAGGCGAAAAGGTCGAGGCTGCCCACCGTCTCGCCATTGAAGATGCCCGGCACCTTCAGGCGGCTGACCTGCCCCGGGATCAGGCCTTTTTGCTCCATCAGGTCCTTGATCGGCCCCTTCTGGACGATGGTGTAGCCGATCCCGGCGGTGTGGGTGAGGAGATGGCGGATGGTGATCGCGCGGGGCGCGTCGTGCAGCGCATCGAGCGAGCCGTCGTAGCGGTCCTGCACCTGCATGTCCGCGTATTCGGGCAGGATTTCGTGCAGCGGCTGGTCGAGGCCGAGCAGGCCATCGGCGATCAGCTGCATCGCGGCCATGCCGGTGACC is drawn from Novosphingobium decolorationis and contains these coding sequences:
- a CDS encoding serine hydrolase domain-containing protein, whose protein sequence is MTREVEGLQHALDRRRLLMLGAAAGLGAPLLPRLALAAQDRDLLPRVRAVLARWTGPGRFPGMIATLGLPGQAPEYVLSGMQSFTEDSAMRPDSLFRIYSMTKPVTGMAAMQLIADGLLGLDQPLHEILPEYADMQVQDRYDGSLDALHDAPRAITIRHLLTHTAGIGYTIVQKGPIKDLMEQKGLIPGQVSRLKVPGIFNGETVGSLDLFASRLAQVPLVADPGTKWIYSMGLDLLGRVIEVVSGLAFDRYLREVIFAPAGMESTTFQVPREEAGRLTTNYGALGQGLVPIDTGADSIYLDPPPFPFGGAGLVSTPADYDRFLRLLAQFGELDGRRILSELAVRTGTRNLLPEGVAGPVTQGRPSSFGAGGRVGMGPESGMFGWSGAAGTVAMVDMAKGLRSQIFVQFMPPEASRLLPEFQSALKADVTALLERT